A DNA window from uncultured Methanoregula sp. contains the following coding sequences:
- a CDS encoding RHS repeat-associated core domain-containing protein, with the protein MKTKMLALVALAGLLLPTAAAEIGARVAPPSERGYTVDSIRESGERGGLLHAVGTNFTAADNREMGDAMELWNAHRYPEARQAFQAIRQNHPTSPWAAEAELHEGCYHKFNQEFDAAEERYLSLLRKYPNESGMWHKVLHYLPHLYFETGRYQTALDALDKFQELSLAWTEDQFAENYRRLFWSAWQGDRLERLCGTKALALVLAAQQGQLLNQPLDAVYARHAWAGQKAKNPDGYSLQELADLAGGSAVEMSLAELRAAATADAPVLVYLSPPAPPQCFSVWERQAKNAPAPLTGHFLAVIQVADNYVDVLDPSGGRGRWPLGRFLYRWSGKGLQMPGQTIGQGRPLPPGAAGQLRGGCCGSPPRDPSDDPGRQADANGIANAAGGCITCTTCPTRQAPLYRFGLASADFVLQDSPMWLPPAKGPAMAIELAYHRVATSRMAQYSNVNYNSFGNKWTMNYSCYLTVAPGNLVEIILPGGRVEAFVYTNSVCTAADPWNENTLVKTADNAFFRLTFKNTRETWVFNANTNPGQRLERIEDRYGLTVTLNYDASGHLAYVTDPSGRFFHCFYNADGFVTRIEDSQGRHCDFGYLNSNLVSLTDMGGLTTAIEYDANCWVTRLTYPNNSVYDIAHQRTNLYINPETQTYYTQPHRIRVTDNLQQMNEYFFHAFDDMGPVTVTDKTGNRWAYGITNSTTNPRIYADVVDATVPGFEVDGNQWEFRAYDVNLNLVQRDLATSPAANPVQIGFNDLWGDFRHDQIRMTYQYDTRHNLTQARVYDNTTQLGAWNYGYDTRDNLISAQNPLNQTTQFGYDTHDRLTSVQNALNQTTTLAYDGQGNLTQLTDPLNHWVQWVYNANGFNTEVRYQNGLVLYQTPDALGRVSTARNGATGLLLQYAYDNLDRVTQVLFPDMTTFQMNYACCGLESATDRLGRTTVYGHDALGRVNQVTDALSRAVNFEYNGGNQITKLTTHVGTTAREKRFQYESEHGTSRLKHILSPLNKPLDFTYTFRGNLQTMVNTYGTVQYGYDNLQRLTSATFPNGGITVSYWDVLGNVNTAARTTTDGQNCSYTYDQYDALNRVTHLNASLAVPGFANVSYGLGYVYDAAGNVTQRTLTGLANTITATYGYDTMDRLTSVSESAGGALTATAGYQYDSAGRLLLTGYGNGDQVERLYDAESRLRNLTVRNGATPVKTLVYVPDAMGNLQAITADGAQTAYAYDAGYQLIREVLPNGGDVNEWDYDSAGNLVTARRPGVSTGYLVNNDDELTEASGTTTVTGQVTGGPNNNKWYNSWAECRGVRARVSTVNGSFTLAGVPVYAGANALQVKVTDVSGNQSTQTRNVTKATGYPAVYDGNGNLTSRSSAQGSRVYTWNALNQLVSASLGGATVLQNWYDAYGRRIAKQEVIGGVTNKWYYVYDGWLVIAVLNGTNGALVESYTRGVGLAGDVGTLIAARHHAGTYNNQVIYLHSNHRGDVILARNSTTTIGAYDYAPYGALRSTSGAYDSRFKFSSKERDASADVYYFGFRFYDPNLQRWLNRDPIGEKGDINLYRFVGNNPITTFDPDGREAGYTYESSGRMSIPLEDPAAAVQALATGYKGMRDANVIGADKWFHCMANCMAYKKGSTITVVAAFGREIGDNIKNLFGGPNSVGDQYRDSLSDMSANRQGWGCPSNGSCQEKCSQYAIPGLTNSKWWKANMTGKTPWGGK; encoded by the coding sequence ATGAAAACAAAAATGCTCGCCCTGGTCGCTTTGGCCGGGCTCCTTCTGCCCACCGCCGCCGCCGAGATCGGCGCGCGCGTCGCGCCCCCTTCGGAGCGCGGCTACACGGTGGATTCCATCCGCGAATCCGGCGAACGCGGCGGCTTGCTCCATGCCGTGGGCACGAACTTCACTGCCGCGGACAACCGGGAAATGGGGGACGCCATGGAACTCTGGAACGCCCATCGCTATCCCGAAGCCCGGCAGGCCTTCCAGGCCATCCGCCAGAATCATCCCACGAGTCCCTGGGCCGCCGAGGCCGAACTGCATGAGGGCTGCTACCACAAATTCAATCAGGAATTCGATGCCGCCGAGGAGCGCTATTTGTCGCTGCTCCGCAAATATCCCAACGAGTCGGGCATGTGGCACAAAGTCCTGCATTACCTGCCGCATCTGTACTTCGAAACCGGGCGTTACCAGACGGCCTTGGATGCCCTGGACAAGTTCCAGGAGCTTTCCCTCGCCTGGACGGAAGACCAATTCGCCGAGAACTACCGCCGGCTTTTCTGGAGCGCCTGGCAAGGGGACCGGCTGGAGCGCCTTTGTGGTACGAAAGCCTTGGCCTTGGTCTTGGCGGCGCAACAGGGCCAGCTGCTCAACCAGCCCCTGGATGCCGTCTATGCCCGCCACGCCTGGGCCGGCCAAAAGGCCAAGAATCCCGACGGCTATTCCCTGCAGGAGCTGGCCGACTTGGCGGGCGGTTCGGCGGTCGAGATGAGCCTCGCGGAACTCCGCGCCGCCGCCACCGCGGACGCACCCGTTTTGGTCTATCTCTCTCCCCCGGCGCCGCCGCAATGCTTTTCGGTCTGGGAACGCCAGGCCAAAAACGCCCCCGCCCCGTTGACGGGCCATTTCCTGGCGGTAATCCAGGTGGCGGACAATTATGTCGATGTCTTGGACCCCAGCGGGGGCCGCGGCCGCTGGCCGTTGGGCCGGTTTCTCTATCGGTGGTCGGGCAAGGGCCTGCAAATGCCGGGACAAACCATCGGCCAGGGCCGCCCGTTGCCCCCGGGAGCCGCCGGGCAATTGCGGGGCGGTTGTTGCGGCTCGCCGCCGCGGGATCCTTCCGATGATCCCGGCCGCCAAGCCGACGCCAACGGCATCGCCAACGCCGCCGGCGGTTGTATCACCTGTACGACGTGTCCGACGCGCCAGGCGCCCTTATACCGGTTCGGCTTGGCTTCCGCCGATTTCGTGCTCCAGGACAGCCCCATGTGGTTGCCCCCGGCCAAGGGCCCCGCCATGGCCATCGAACTCGCTTATCACCGGGTGGCCACCAGTCGCATGGCCCAGTACAGCAATGTCAACTACAATTCCTTTGGCAACAAATGGACGATGAATTACTCCTGTTACCTCACCGTCGCCCCCGGGAACTTGGTGGAAATCATCCTGCCCGGCGGCCGCGTGGAGGCCTTTGTGTACACCAACAGCGTCTGTACCGCCGCGGATCCCTGGAATGAAAACACCTTGGTCAAGACCGCCGACAACGCCTTTTTCCGGCTGACCTTCAAAAACACCCGGGAAACCTGGGTCTTCAACGCCAACACGAACCCGGGGCAGCGCTTGGAACGGATTGAGGACCGCTACGGCCTGACCGTGACCCTGAATTATGACGCTTCCGGACACCTCGCCTACGTCACCGACCCCAGCGGACGCTTCTTCCATTGCTTCTACAACGCGGACGGTTTCGTGACCCGCATTGAAGATAGTCAGGGCCGGCATTGCGATTTCGGTTATCTCAACAGCAATTTGGTCTCCCTAACGGATATGGGCGGCTTGACCACGGCCATCGAATACGACGCCAATTGTTGGGTCACCCGACTCACCTACCCCAATAACTCGGTCTATGACATCGCCCACCAACGCACCAATCTGTATATCAACCCCGAGACGCAAACGTATTACACCCAGCCCCACCGTATCCGGGTGACGGATAATCTCCAACAGATGAACGAGTATTTCTTCCACGCCTTCGACGACATGGGGCCGGTCACCGTCACCGACAAGACCGGCAACCGGTGGGCCTACGGCATCACCAACAGCACCACCAACCCGCGGATCTATGCCGACGTGGTCGATGCCACCGTGCCCGGGTTCGAGGTCGATGGCAACCAATGGGAATTCCGCGCCTACGACGTGAACCTGAACTTGGTCCAACGCGACTTGGCCACCAGTCCCGCCGCCAACCCGGTGCAAATAGGTTTTAACGACTTGTGGGGGGATTTTCGCCATGACCAGATCCGCATGACTTACCAATACGACACCCGCCACAACCTGACCCAAGCCCGGGTTTATGACAACACGACGCAACTGGGCGCCTGGAATTACGGCTATGACACCCGCGATAACCTCATCTCCGCGCAAAACCCGCTGAACCAGACCACCCAGTTCGGTTACGACACCCACGACCGGCTGACCTCCGTCCAGAACGCCTTGAATCAGACCACGACCCTGGCTTACGACGGCCAGGGCAATCTGACGCAGCTCACCGATCCCCTCAATCATTGGGTGCAATGGGTCTACAACGCCAACGGCTTCAACACCGAGGTCCGTTATCAAAACGGTCTGGTGCTTTACCAAACCCCGGATGCCCTCGGCCGGGTCAGTACCGCGCGCAACGGCGCCACCGGCCTCCTCCTGCAATATGCGTATGATAATCTGGACCGCGTCACCCAGGTCCTCTTTCCCGACATGACCACCTTTCAGATGAACTACGCGTGTTGCGGCCTGGAAAGCGCCACCGACCGCCTCGGGCGGACCACGGTCTATGGTCATGATGCCTTGGGGCGCGTCAACCAGGTGACCGACGCGCTCAGCCGCGCGGTCAACTTCGAGTACAACGGCGGCAACCAGATCACCAAACTCACCACCCACGTCGGCACGACGGCGCGCGAGAAACGATTCCAATATGAATCCGAGCACGGCACCAGCCGCCTCAAACACATCCTGTCGCCCCTGAACAAGCCGTTGGATTTCACCTACACGTTCCGGGGCAACCTGCAGACCATGGTCAACACCTACGGCACGGTTCAATATGGTTATGATAACCTGCAACGGCTCACTTCGGCCACCTTCCCCAATGGCGGCATCACCGTCAGTTATTGGGATGTCCTGGGCAACGTGAACACGGCCGCCCGCACCACCACCGACGGCCAGAATTGCTCCTACACCTACGACCAATACGACGCCCTCAACCGCGTCACCCACCTCAACGCGTCCCTGGCCGTCCCCGGTTTTGCCAACGTCAGCTACGGATTGGGCTATGTCTACGACGCCGCCGGTAATGTAACCCAGCGGACGTTAACGGGCCTTGCCAACACGATCACCGCCACGTATGGTTATGACACCATGGACCGCTTGACCAGCGTCAGCGAAAGCGCCGGTGGCGCCCTCACCGCCACCGCCGGCTACCAGTATGATAGCGCCGGAAGGCTCTTGTTGACCGGCTACGGCAACGGGGACCAGGTCGAGCGCCTCTACGACGCCGAGTCGCGCCTGCGCAACCTGACGGTCCGGAACGGCGCCACGCCGGTGAAAACCCTCGTTTACGTCCCCGATGCCATGGGGAACCTCCAAGCGATCACCGCCGATGGGGCGCAGACCGCTTACGCCTACGACGCCGGCTACCAGCTGATTCGGGAGGTCCTGCCCAACGGCGGCGACGTCAACGAATGGGATTACGATAGCGCCGGGAACCTGGTCACCGCCCGCCGTCCGGGCGTTTCGACCGGTTACCTCGTCAACAACGATGATGAGCTCACCGAAGCCAGCGGCACCACGACGGTCACCGGCCAGGTGACGGGCGGACCGAACAACAACAAATGGTACAATTCGTGGGCCGAATGCCGGGGCGTCCGCGCCCGCGTCAGCACGGTGAACGGCAGTTTCACCCTGGCCGGGGTCCCGGTGTACGCGGGCGCCAACGCCCTCCAGGTCAAGGTCACCGACGTTTCCGGCAACCAGAGCACCCAAACCCGCAACGTCACCAAAGCCACGGGTTATCCCGCGGTTTACGACGGCAACGGGAACCTCACGTCCCGCTCCAGCGCCCAAGGCTCCAGGGTGTACACCTGGAACGCGCTCAACCAACTGGTGAGCGCGAGCCTCGGCGGCGCCACTGTCCTGCAAAACTGGTACGACGCCTACGGCCGCCGCATCGCCAAGCAAGAGGTGATCGGCGGCGTAACCAACAAATGGTATTACGTTTACGATGGTTGGTTGGTGATCGCGGTCCTCAACGGCACGAACGGCGCCCTCGTCGAGAGCTACACGCGCGGCGTAGGCCTCGCCGGCGATGTCGGCACCCTGATCGCCGCCCGCCACCACGCCGGCACCTACAACAACCAAGTCATTTACCTGCACTCGAATCATCGCGGCGACGTCATCCTCGCCCGCAATAGCACCACCACCATCGGCGCCTACGACTACGCCCCCTACGGCGCCCTCCGGAGCACCAGCGGCGCGTACGATTCCCGGTTCAAATTCTCCTCCAAAGAACGCGACGCCTCCGCCGATGTTTACTACTTCGGTTTCCGCTTCTACGATCCCAACCTGCAACGCTGGCTAAATAGGGACCCGATCGGGGAAAAAGGAGACATTAACCTATATCGGTTCGTCGGGAATAATCCAATAACGACGTTCGATCCAGATGGCAGGGAGGCTGGGTATACCTACGAATCGAGTGGAAGGATGTCAATCCCCTTAGAGGATCCAGCAGCGGCGGTCCAAGCCTTGGCCACAGGGTACAAGGGAATGCGTGATGCAAACGTGATTGGCGCCGATAAATGGTTTCACTGTATGGCCAATTGCATGGCTTACAAGAAAGGCTCAACCATAACTGTCGTGGCTGCGTTTGGTAGAGAAATTGGCGATAATATAAAGAATCTTTTCGGCGGACCTAATTCAGTAGGCGACCAATACCGTGATAGCCTGTCCGACATGTCAGCCAATCGACAAGGTTGGGGGTGTCCATCGAACGGGAGTTGCCAAGAGAAGTGCTCCCAATATGCAATTCCCGGATTGACTAATAGCAAATGGTGGAAAGCAAACATGACCGGGAAAACCCCCTGGGGAGGCAAATGA
- a CDS encoding transposase: MPRQLRIEYPGAIYHVMSRGDRSEPIFLDDVDRQDWVKKLAESCQKTGWQVHAYCLMHNHFHLVVETPNANLVAGMRWLLSAYTIGLNHRHKLFGHVFSGRYKALLVDGSGTGYLKTVCDYVHLNPVRAKLLRPEERLLAYPWSSLGWYVAAREHRPRWMRVDRLLGEHGIPKDTAAGRQAFERHLEARRREETDPESLKSLRRGWFLGGEEFKRELMERMEGRLGEHHAGELRLETAEAKAERIIGEELRRLRWAEQDLTGRTKNDPEKLAIAARLRNETTLSIKAIAARVKLGSSKSANAKLHSWMKSHAKSPRSPTHALVRQTHRSDTTTTQTMV, translated from the coding sequence ATGCCGCGCCAACTGCGAATCGAGTATCCGGGTGCCATTTACCATGTGATGAGTCGCGGGGACCGCAGCGAGCCGATATTTCTGGATGATGTGGACCGGCAGGACTGGGTGAAGAAACTTGCGGAGAGTTGCCAGAAGACCGGCTGGCAGGTGCATGCGTATTGCCTGATGCACAACCACTTTCACCTGGTGGTGGAAACCCCTAACGCCAATCTGGTGGCGGGAATGCGCTGGCTGTTGAGCGCCTATACTATTGGCTTGAATCACCGGCATAAGCTCTTTGGCCACGTGTTCAGCGGCCGCTATAAGGCCTTGCTCGTGGACGGTAGCGGCACCGGGTATCTGAAAACGGTTTGTGACTACGTCCATTTGAATCCCGTGCGGGCCAAATTGCTCCGTCCGGAGGAGCGCTTGTTGGCCTATCCCTGGAGCAGCCTGGGGTGGTATGTGGCGGCGCGGGAGCATCGACCGCGCTGGATGCGGGTGGACCGCCTGCTGGGCGAACACGGCATACCAAAGGATACGGCCGCGGGCCGGCAGGCATTTGAGCGCCACCTGGAAGCACGCCGGAGAGAGGAGACCGACCCGGAGTCATTAAAGTCGCTGCGTCGGGGTTGGTTTTTAGGCGGCGAGGAGTTCAAACGGGAGTTGATGGAGCGGATGGAGGGGCGGCTGGGAGAGCACCATGCGGGCGAATTGCGCCTGGAGACCGCGGAGGCCAAAGCCGAGCGTATTATTGGCGAGGAGTTGCGGCGCTTGAGATGGGCGGAGCAGGACCTGACTGGCCGAACTAAGAATGATCCGGAGAAACTGGCGATCGCGGCGCGACTGCGAAACGAAACGACCCTCTCCATCAAGGCGATCGCCGCCCGCGTGAAATTGGGAAGTTCCAAGAGTGCCAATGCGAAACTGCATTCCTGGATGAAATCCCACGCGAAATCACCTCGGAGCCCAACTCATGCATTAGTACGACAAACTCACCGAAGCGATACCACGACGACCCAAACTATGGTTTGA
- a CDS encoding contact-dependent growth inhibition system immunity protein — translation MYPGTWAKSFADLDQTKGHASLPPKQGEELPLPQWYRSVYHTPLAELTDWDLARACQQRIHIEEIVPIVLERLRVDPLVGEMFDGQLLVSLRSLGATYWQAHPKDTETVKMIVKKSWSDLPEDVRTDAQEILQAAG, via the coding sequence ATGTATCCGGGTACATGGGCAAAAAGCTTCGCTGATCTGGATCAAACCAAGGGGCACGCGTCGCTTCCACCGAAGCAAGGTGAGGAGCTGCCGCTGCCACAATGGTATCGATCGGTGTATCATACGCCGTTGGCCGAACTCACCGATTGGGATTTAGCCAGAGCTTGTCAGCAGCGAATCCATATTGAAGAAATTGTTCCGATCGTGCTCGAACGATTGCGAGTCGATCCGCTTGTGGGTGAAATGTTCGATGGGCAATTACTTGTTTCTCTGCGATCTCTGGGCGCAACCTATTGGCAGGCTCACCCGAAGGATACTGAAACCGTGAAAATGATCGTCAAGAAATCTTGGAGCGACTTGCCGGAAGACGTCCGAACGGACGCGCAAGAAATCCTGCAAGCGGCGGGTTAA
- a CDS encoding contact-dependent growth inhibition system immunity protein translates to MKEREFEKAYQFLSCYFHQDWGLEYGDANEAIGSFINGSSQNPRAEVARELRQILAQVPEEELDRAIFSLGCYYDPATLEGISMKAWLEKVIAQISRSLDSKC, encoded by the coding sequence ATGAAAGAGCGTGAATTTGAAAAGGCGTATCAATTTCTTAGCTGTTATTTTCATCAAGACTGGGGCCTTGAATATGGGGATGCCAATGAGGCCATTGGGTCATTCATTAATGGGAGCAGTCAAAATCCTCGTGCGGAAGTTGCCAGAGAGTTACGCCAAATTCTCGCCCAGGTGCCCGAGGAAGAGTTAGATCGGGCGATCTTTAGCCTAGGCTGCTATTACGATCCTGCAACGCTAGAAGGGATCAGCATGAAAGCGTGGCTTGAAAAAGTAATAGCCCAAATATCCCGATCTTTAGACTCTAAATGTTGA
- a CDS encoding transposase: MHQRTSLLLSVKSLYSRTTGAKLSQGEAKALEPETVAEWFDHPADQLIAGHEAKLIREYNESIRALEKEVEAVAGQLPCYQYIQQLPGIGRILGLTISMETGPIARFPEDGRYASYCRCVPTERESNGKSKGENNGKCGNQYLAWAYIEAAHFARRYDPPSQRFYEHKKAKTNTMVATKALASKLSKAGWHVMSKNEPYDPQRVFPFLRQPAAKKAN; the protein is encoded by the coding sequence GTGCATCAGCGCACCAGCCTGCTGCTCAGCGTGAAGAGCCTCTATTCGCGCACCACCGGGGCCAAGCTCTCGCAGGGCGAAGCCAAAGCCTTGGAGCCGGAAACCGTCGCGGAATGGTTCGACCATCCGGCCGATCAATTGATCGCGGGCCACGAGGCCAAGTTAATCCGGGAGTACAACGAGAGCATCCGCGCGTTGGAGAAAGAGGTGGAGGCGGTGGCCGGCCAACTGCCGTGCTACCAGTATATCCAGCAACTGCCGGGCATCGGACGCATTTTGGGGCTGACCATTTCGATGGAAACCGGACCGATCGCGCGGTTTCCCGAGGACGGGCGGTACGCCAGTTATTGCCGTTGCGTGCCGACGGAGCGGGAAAGTAACGGCAAGAGCAAAGGCGAAAACAACGGCAAATGCGGCAATCAGTACCTGGCCTGGGCCTATATCGAAGCGGCGCATTTCGCCCGGCGCTACGACCCGCCCAGCCAGCGGTTTTATGAGCACAAGAAAGCCAAGACCAACACGATGGTGGCCACCAAGGCCCTGGCGAGCAAACTCTCGAAAGCGGGCTGGCATGTGATGAGCAAGAACGAGCCTTACGATCCGCAACGGGTGTTCCCGTTCTTGCGGCAACCCGCGGCCAAAAAGGCGAACTAG
- a CDS encoding RHS repeat-associated core domain-containing protein, which produces MDDTYSGRILTRAYPPGGGVEQYGYSTNVAALTSYTNQIGNVTRYAYDALGRKTNTVAGAGTADAVTNSFVYNGAGDLLTLRDGRGHVTSACYDAYGRVTSRRDANDTEISRYQYDPLNHLTNRWSAAKGTTTYVYDPLGNLLNTIYPERTIQFAYDELNRLTNMVDAVGATRYSYDQAGLLLTEDGPWAYDTVTSIYTNRLRASLTLQQPGAPVAWQYRYDTAHRLDTLVSPAGMFSYRYPAAGATLARASRLPVQVDLPVGAIVNSYDGMARVTNNILRNLAQATLNAHAYAYNNASQRTRMTSTSAGNYVDYGYDALGQLTNAAGRELSGGALRVQEQWANTYDKAGNLAQRVKNQLTETFVADANDQLTSVSSAGTLTVGGTATPAATQVTVNGQNATLYADKTFAVANVPLSTTTVTATATDGQGHSASDNINLNATSAVGQFHYANLASPVVLAAGAAYYLVSQETAGGDTWYDYCDTAVTTTAVANASGCVNGTGSGVWYSGGSASQTYVPVDFRYVNGPSATTAYVTSLTLGSPRNEWSGYVGMKVVVGAAPVTVTALGRMMLSGNTGTHTVKLVRASDGMDVPGGSVSIAMAGGTLSPQYDLNGNLLTDGWRTFTYDTDNQLTGIVVTNANGTITQTGFVYDGKARRRIRTEASWQSGAWVTNQTFRYLYDGQRVIQERDANNTVLATYTRGLDLSQSLDGAGGIGGLLARTHPGAKHFYYHADANGNVTAIVNQNQTLVAQYRYDPFGGLVSQSGPLAEINLYRFSSKEFHPPSGLYYYGYRFYDPNLQRWLNRDPSGSKDGPNLHAFCHNRSINAFDAWGLFVNVENSPIVKVPAWQTFDYPPKLEDILATLGIYAGIAAVPIAITVAADSTAVLTWLGVSTGIAVSPPARPLYDRAVTAMEFWEKAVTITRDVIRSTTSALPKAEEAWQSAYKYYGPNATQTQNALKQITSLEDDLWAYEKALVTAEKNYNNALDALNRIGGSR; this is translated from the coding sequence ATGGATGACACCTATTCCGGCCGCATTCTCACCCGCGCGTATCCCCCCGGCGGCGGTGTCGAGCAATACGGCTACTCCACCAACGTCGCCGCCCTGACCTCGTACACGAACCAGATCGGTAACGTCACCCGCTACGCCTACGACGCCCTCGGGCGCAAGACCAATACGGTGGCCGGTGCCGGCACCGCCGATGCCGTCACCAACAGTTTTGTCTACAACGGGGCGGGGGACCTGCTGACGTTGCGCGACGGGCGCGGCCACGTCACCTCGGCCTGTTATGACGCCTACGGGCGCGTCACCAGCCGGCGCGACGCCAACGACACGGAAATCTCTCGTTACCAATATGATCCGCTCAACCACCTGACCAACCGCTGGAGCGCCGCCAAGGGGACCACCACGTATGTCTACGATCCCCTGGGCAACCTCCTCAACACCATCTATCCCGAGCGGACGATTCAGTTCGCCTACGATGAGCTGAACCGGCTCACCAACATGGTGGACGCCGTGGGCGCCACCCGGTATAGTTACGACCAAGCCGGGCTCCTCCTGACCGAGGACGGGCCCTGGGCGTATGACACCGTGACGAGCATCTATACCAATCGCCTGCGCGCCAGCCTGACGCTCCAGCAACCGGGGGCGCCGGTGGCTTGGCAATATCGCTACGATACGGCCCACCGGCTCGACACCCTGGTGTCCCCGGCGGGGATGTTCAGTTACCGGTATCCCGCCGCCGGCGCCACGCTGGCCCGGGCCTCGCGGCTGCCGGTCCAGGTGGACCTGCCGGTCGGGGCGATCGTCAACAGCTACGACGGCATGGCGCGTGTCACCAACAATATCCTGCGCAATCTCGCCCAAGCGACGCTCAACGCTCACGCGTACGCCTATAACAACGCGAGCCAACGCACCCGGATGACCTCGACGTCCGCCGGCAATTACGTCGATTACGGGTATGACGCCCTCGGCCAATTGACCAATGCCGCCGGTCGGGAACTCTCCGGCGGCGCCCTCCGGGTGCAGGAGCAGTGGGCCAACACCTACGACAAAGCCGGGAACCTCGCCCAGCGCGTCAAGAACCAGTTGACCGAAACCTTCGTCGCGGACGCCAACGACCAATTAACCTCCGTCAGCAGCGCCGGCACGCTGACGGTGGGGGGGACCGCCACGCCCGCCGCCACCCAGGTCACCGTCAACGGACAAAACGCCACCCTGTACGCGGACAAAACGTTCGCCGTGGCGAACGTCCCCCTGTCCACCACGACCGTGACCGCCACCGCCACCGACGGCCAGGGCCATAGCGCCAGCGACAATATCAATCTCAACGCGACCAGCGCCGTCGGTCAATTCCACTACGCCAACCTGGCCAGTCCGGTGGTGTTAGCGGCGGGCGCGGCGTATTACCTGGTGAGCCAGGAAACGGCCGGCGGAGACACGTGGTATGATTATTGTGACACCGCCGTGACGACGACAGCGGTCGCGAACGCGAGCGGTTGCGTTAACGGGACCGGTTCTGGCGTTTGGTATTCGGGAGGAAGCGCAAGCCAAACCTATGTTCCGGTAGATTTTCGGTATGTGAATGGTCCCTCGGCAACGACCGCCTACGTGACGTCGCTAACGCTGGGGAGCCCGCGCAATGAGTGGTCCGGGTATGTCGGAATGAAAGTGGTGGTGGGCGCCGCGCCGGTGACCGTGACGGCCTTGGGACGGATGATGCTCAGCGGGAACACGGGCACCCATACCGTGAAGCTAGTGCGGGCCAGTGACGGGATGGACGTGCCCGGAGGTAGCGTGTCGATCGCCATGGCTGGCGGCACCCTGAGCCCGCAGTACGACCTGAACGGCAACCTGTTGACCGACGGCTGGCGTACCTTCACCTACGACACCGACAACCAATTGACCGGCATCGTGGTCACCAACGCCAACGGCACCATCACCCAGACCGGTTTCGTCTATGACGGCAAAGCCCGCCGCCGCATCCGTACCGAGGCGTCCTGGCAATCCGGCGCCTGGGTCACCAACCAGACCTTCCGGTATCTTTACGACGGCCAGCGCGTGATCCAGGAGCGCGACGCCAACAACACGGTGCTGGCCACCTACACCCGTGGCCTCGACCTGAGCCAATCCCTCGACGGCGCCGGCGGCATCGGCGGTCTCCTCGCCCGCACCCACCCCGGCGCCAAGCATTTCTACTACCACGCCGACGCCAACGGCAACGTGACGGCCATCGTGAACCAGAACCAAACCCTGGTTGCCCAATACCGCTACGACCCCTTCGGCGGCCTGGTTTCCCAATCCGGCCCCCTGGCCGAAATCAACCTCTACCGTTTCTCGAGCAAAGAGTTCCACCCGCCCTCCGGCCTGTACTACTACGGCTACCGCTTCTACGATCCCAATTTGCAGCGCTGGCTAAATCGTGACCCCAGCGGCTCCAAGGACGGGCCGAACTTGCATGCATTCTGCCACAATCGATCCATCAACGCATTTGATGCGTGGGGGTTGTTCGTAAATGTGGAGAATTCACCAATCGTAAAAGTTCCCGCATGGCAGACGTTCGATTATCCCCCCAAGCTTGAGGACATCCTTGCCACTCTTGGTATCTATGCAGGGATAGCAGCTGTGCCTATAGCAATTACTGTAGCCGCCGATTCGACGGCTGTACTTACCTGGTTGGGGGTTAGTACTGGTATTGCTGTCAGCCCACCAGCCCGGCCCCTTTACGATCGGGCCGTTACCGCAATGGAATTCTGGGAAAAGGCTGTGACTATAACTCGGGACGTCATTAGGTCCACTACGTCAGCTCTGCCTAAAGCAGAGGAAGCTTGGCAATCCGCCTACAAATATTACGGTCCCAATGCCACTCAGACGCAGAATGCTCTAAAGCAAATAACATCATTGGAGGACGACTTATGGGCTTATGAGAAAGCCTTAGTGACTGCTGAGAAGAATTACAATAATGCTCTTGATGCACTTAATCGTATTGGTGGGAGTCGCTAA